The Syngnathus scovelli strain Florida chromosome 13, RoL_Ssco_1.2, whole genome shotgun sequence genome has a window encoding:
- the tbc1d13 gene encoding TBC1 domain family member 13 isoform X1, with product MLAAGPTKKLTLMERETLKISLALSSVLSNEYYIIQDFKVALTEENINLKTLRELCFNGIPFEGGIRALCWKILLNYLPLDQTRWDSFLKKEREVYSQFLKEMIIQPGIAKANLGLSREDVTMEDHPLNPNPDSRWNTYFKDNEILLQIDKDVRRLYPDMAFFQRPTDYPCQLILDPQNDYETLRRRVEQTTLKAQTVNRNRSGVTNVSSPGKSLNLYPSNEYEVLPNGSEAHWEVVERILFIYAKLNPGIAYVQGMNEIVGPIYYTFATDPNSQWKEHAEADTFFCFTNLMSENRDNFIKSLDDSQCGITYKMESVYSMLKEKDQELYFKLLEQNIKPQYFTFRWLTLLLSQEFLLPDVIRIWDTLFSDQDRFYFLILVCCAMLILIRDNLLAGDFTVNMRLLQDYPISDVHTILTKAKELQDNS from the exons AATACAGGATTTTAAAGTAGCTTTGACAGAAGAAAACATAAACCTGAAAACACTAAGAGAGCTGTGCTTCAATG GAATTCCATTTGAAGGAGGCATTCGGGCACTTTGCTGGAAG ATCCTTCTTAATTACCTTCCTCTTGATCAAACACGATGGGACTCATTCCTCAAAAAGGAAAG GGAAGTTTATTCACAGTTTCTGAAAGAAATGATTATCCAACCCGGCATTGCTAAAGCCAACCTGGGTCTCTCTAGAGAAGATGTTACAATGGAAGACCat CCTCTAAATCCAAATCCAGACAGCAGGTGGAACACATACTTCAAAGATAATGAAATCCTACTTCAAATTGATAAGGATGTAAG GAGGTTGTATCCAGACATGGCCTTCTTTCAGCGTCCTACGGACTACCCTTGCCAACTTATCCTGGACCCTCAAAATGATTATGAGACATTGCGTCGGCGAGTGGAACAAACTACGCTGAAAGCACAAACTGTAAATCGCAACCGCAGTGGAGTAACCAAt GTCAGCTCCCCTGGAAAGTCTTTGAATTTGTACCCATCTAATGAATACGAGGTGTTGCCCAATGGGAGTGAAGCTCACTGGGAAGTGGTGGAGCGCATCCTCTTCATCTATGCCAAACTCAATCCTGGAATTGCTTACGTGCAGGGCATGAATGAAATCGTTGGTCCAATTTACTATACCTTTGCCACAGACCCCAACAGCCAATGGAAAG AGCACGCAGAAGCGGATACTTTCTTCTGTTTCACCAACCTAATGTCAGAGAACAGAGATAATTTCATCAAGAGCCTGGATGATTCCCAGTGTGGCATAACATACAAGATGGAGAGTGTGTATTCAATGCTCAAAGAAAAAGACCAGGAGCTCTATTTCAAGCTG CTAGAGCAGAACATCAAGCCTCAGTACTTCACCTTCCGCTGGCTGACCCTGTTGTTATCGCAGGAGTTCCTCCTACCAGATGTCATCCGCATTTGGGACACTCTGTTTTCTGACCAGGACCGCTTCTACTTCCTCATCCTGGTCTGCTGTGCCATGCTCAT ACTGATCCGGGATAACCTTCTGGCCGGAGACTTCACAGTGAATATGAGATTACTACAG GATTACCCTATCTCAGATGTCCATACCATTCTGACTAAGGCCAAAGAGCTCCAAGACAACTCGTAA
- the tbc1d13 gene encoding TBC1 domain family member 13 isoform X2, producing the protein MSVAYKNRIQDFKVALTEENINLKTLRELCFNGIPFEGGIRALCWKILLNYLPLDQTRWDSFLKKEREVYSQFLKEMIIQPGIAKANLGLSREDVTMEDHPLNPNPDSRWNTYFKDNEILLQIDKDVRRLYPDMAFFQRPTDYPCQLILDPQNDYETLRRRVEQTTLKAQTVNRNRSGVTNVSSPGKSLNLYPSNEYEVLPNGSEAHWEVVERILFIYAKLNPGIAYVQGMNEIVGPIYYTFATDPNSQWKEHAEADTFFCFTNLMSENRDNFIKSLDDSQCGITYKMESVYSMLKEKDQELYFKLLEQNIKPQYFTFRWLTLLLSQEFLLPDVIRIWDTLFSDQDRFYFLILVCCAMLILIRDNLLAGDFTVNMRLLQDYPISDVHTILTKAKELQDNS; encoded by the exons AATACAGGATTTTAAAGTAGCTTTGACAGAAGAAAACATAAACCTGAAAACACTAAGAGAGCTGTGCTTCAATG GAATTCCATTTGAAGGAGGCATTCGGGCACTTTGCTGGAAG ATCCTTCTTAATTACCTTCCTCTTGATCAAACACGATGGGACTCATTCCTCAAAAAGGAAAG GGAAGTTTATTCACAGTTTCTGAAAGAAATGATTATCCAACCCGGCATTGCTAAAGCCAACCTGGGTCTCTCTAGAGAAGATGTTACAATGGAAGACCat CCTCTAAATCCAAATCCAGACAGCAGGTGGAACACATACTTCAAAGATAATGAAATCCTACTTCAAATTGATAAGGATGTAAG GAGGTTGTATCCAGACATGGCCTTCTTTCAGCGTCCTACGGACTACCCTTGCCAACTTATCCTGGACCCTCAAAATGATTATGAGACATTGCGTCGGCGAGTGGAACAAACTACGCTGAAAGCACAAACTGTAAATCGCAACCGCAGTGGAGTAACCAAt GTCAGCTCCCCTGGAAAGTCTTTGAATTTGTACCCATCTAATGAATACGAGGTGTTGCCCAATGGGAGTGAAGCTCACTGGGAAGTGGTGGAGCGCATCCTCTTCATCTATGCCAAACTCAATCCTGGAATTGCTTACGTGCAGGGCATGAATGAAATCGTTGGTCCAATTTACTATACCTTTGCCACAGACCCCAACAGCCAATGGAAAG AGCACGCAGAAGCGGATACTTTCTTCTGTTTCACCAACCTAATGTCAGAGAACAGAGATAATTTCATCAAGAGCCTGGATGATTCCCAGTGTGGCATAACATACAAGATGGAGAGTGTGTATTCAATGCTCAAAGAAAAAGACCAGGAGCTCTATTTCAAGCTG CTAGAGCAGAACATCAAGCCTCAGTACTTCACCTTCCGCTGGCTGACCCTGTTGTTATCGCAGGAGTTCCTCCTACCAGATGTCATCCGCATTTGGGACACTCTGTTTTCTGACCAGGACCGCTTCTACTTCCTCATCCTGGTCTGCTGTGCCATGCTCAT ACTGATCCGGGATAACCTTCTGGCCGGAGACTTCACAGTGAATATGAGATTACTACAG GATTACCCTATCTCAGATGTCCATACCATTCTGACTAAGGCCAAAGAGCTCCAAGACAACTCGTAA